Proteins encoded by one window of Paenibacillus urinalis:
- a CDS encoding extracellular solute-binding protein gives MKVTAHRRALKKAIGLSMTAALIVSMLAGCSASSNEGSSGDRVGEGERVTLKVEVFDRGNSPAPYTITNNYLSNLVQERFGDPNNIDVEYVPIQRSEEVTKLNVLMASNTDVPDIVFVYDSSVFYRYAQQGGLTDVGELIDQYGPNLKKFLGEDTLKFGQLEGQQFAIPGKRAITGRYSSYIRQDWLDKLGLPVPTTTDELYTTLKAFKEQNPGNLGSQNIPMGMALAPAQFETLIYSFIKPVSGDLTYGQRYELPLHEGFKDAMQFMNKLYNEGLISKDFSLDEDKSQLVKDIQNGNVGYWSEDVDVLFYKDGTLDNLYKNVEGSEVLPVDVYTNANADNKYIKSRYGTNGMYIMIPKSSKRAVEAIKYLDWMASENNLIDIYSGVEGENYDLVDGIPVVKSDVSQEFADRLFNAGDMAIISNGKNIGDQATNEKAWIMGFPEHNQELLRQSIDIANTDTVGPIIFDKPIEAESKYGTALKDKLNVIIVKTAMAKPEEFEKVFEQEMNDYMSIGGAELKKELEQALQELPAE, from the coding sequence ATGAAAGTAACGGCACACCGACGAGCCTTGAAAAAGGCAATTGGACTTAGCATGACAGCTGCTCTTATCGTGTCCATGCTAGCTGGATGCTCAGCAAGCTCTAATGAAGGATCATCAGGCGATCGTGTTGGTGAAGGGGAGCGAGTTACTTTAAAAGTAGAAGTGTTTGACAGAGGGAACAGCCCGGCACCGTATACGATCACGAATAACTATCTAAGCAATCTTGTGCAAGAGCGATTTGGAGACCCGAATAATATTGATGTCGAATATGTTCCCATTCAGCGCTCAGAGGAAGTGACCAAGCTAAACGTTCTTATGGCAAGCAACACCGATGTGCCTGATATTGTGTTTGTATACGATTCAAGCGTATTTTATCGCTATGCACAGCAAGGCGGACTGACGGATGTCGGTGAGCTGATTGATCAATATGGACCGAATCTGAAAAAATTTCTAGGTGAGGATACTCTTAAATTCGGCCAGCTTGAAGGACAGCAGTTTGCGATTCCAGGGAAGCGTGCGATTACCGGCCGCTACAGCTCTTACATTCGTCAAGATTGGCTGGATAAGTTAGGGCTTCCTGTACCAACAACAACTGATGAGCTGTATACAACCTTGAAAGCGTTTAAAGAACAGAATCCCGGCAATCTGGGAAGCCAAAATATACCGATGGGCATGGCGCTTGCTCCTGCTCAGTTTGAAACCTTGATCTACTCCTTTATCAAACCGGTAAGTGGTGACTTGACCTATGGTCAGCGGTATGAGCTGCCGCTTCATGAAGGGTTTAAGGACGCGATGCAGTTTATGAACAAGCTGTATAATGAGGGATTAATCAGCAAGGATTTCAGCTTGGATGAGGATAAGTCACAGCTGGTGAAGGATATTCAAAACGGAAATGTTGGATATTGGTCGGAGGATGTCGATGTTCTATTCTACAAAGACGGCACACTAGATAACCTGTATAAAAATGTAGAAGGCAGCGAGGTCCTTCCTGTAGATGTGTATACAAATGCTAACGCAGACAACAAGTACATCAAATCCCGTTATGGAACGAATGGTATGTATATCATGATTCCGAAGAGCAGCAAACGTGCTGTAGAAGCGATCAAATACCTGGACTGGATGGCTTCAGAGAACAATCTGATCGATATATACAGCGGGGTTGAAGGTGAAAACTACGATTTGGTAGACGGTATTCCAGTGGTGAAGTCCGATGTTTCTCAAGAGTTTGCGGATCGACTTTTTAACGCAGGTGATATGGCCATTATTTCAAATGGTAAGAACATCGGAGATCAGGCTACGAATGAAAAAGCATGGATTATGGGCTTCCCTGAACATAATCAAGAGCTGTTAAGACAGTCCATTGACATCGCCAATACAGATACGGTGGGTCCGATTATCTTTGATAAGCCTATAGAAGCTGAGTCCAAGTATGGTACGGCATTAAAAGACAAGCTTAACGTTATTATCGTTAAGACTGCCATGGCAAAACCCGAGGAATTCGAGAAGGTATTTGAACAGGAAATGAATGATTATATGTCTATTGGCGGAGCAGAGCTGAAGAAAGAATTGGAGCAGGCTCTTCAAGAACTTCCAGCTGAGTAA
- a CDS encoding helix-turn-helix domain-containing protein: MSRTWYHRLLLSYFPIFLLTVTILIFVSFVFVNDISRMETRKADHIASSYLVDSIDRTLKEIELSVLESVESTGAYKQYFNKNEANTDEIYAIAKSLRELTSSSPLVQSVYLYDKNNESVLTSGGMEEVNGFSDEAWIRNITTGEMPSGWQSVRDYDAGLIQRTPIRVLSINKGLPLPFGSDGVLVVNVKMSGIEQIVDSMVNGQLSFLHILDREGRVIYRAHSGGEETESGKVLNSLPLDRLGWTIESGIKAGNLFGWVSVISYLWVAIALGTVLVAIIYLVYITRRNYKPIQVIMKRIEALQIRTMDLSDSKNDEMKLIDGVLENLIHHMSDYDKKSRENLLLQRSKLFSDLLYGEHLVHNMAVRLSELSPFTDIQSSSRFAVVVSEINRYEKVFEERYSRVEQNALKFALINVFQEQARGANLQCWVEWIGHDRSAAIFHATEVNEDVQETIRQVAEECRSWVEQNLRISLSFGIGQAANGMSKIRDSYIAAESAMQHKLLRNGDITLSGTGESTQQLLETYTYLQMIAEFVKQFRMSSSNWRDQLERIFETFEKHYLPDEHIRSLIQAMLQMLSREVAVMSEQLEEELSGESIENTMKLLDEAETLDGIKSILSEYLTDLFRTYVSVSETKSYRAMVNEMKDYIEEHFTNPDLSLKHLSDRFQISGKYASYLFKTEFNMKFVDFVTELRMKEAQKLLLTTDCSLQEIALQVGYANAISFGRVFKRLEGITPGDFRRLKRLPSVTET, from the coding sequence TTGTCCCGTACCTGGTATCATCGATTGCTGCTCTCTTATTTTCCGATATTTTTACTGACGGTAACGATTCTTATATTTGTCTCCTTTGTTTTTGTTAACGATATTTCGAGAATGGAGACAAGGAAGGCAGATCACATCGCTTCCAGCTATCTGGTAGACAGCATTGACCGGACATTGAAGGAAATCGAATTGTCTGTGCTGGAGTCAGTTGAAAGCACGGGAGCTTACAAGCAGTATTTTAACAAAAATGAGGCCAATACGGATGAAATCTATGCGATTGCCAAGAGTCTACGCGAGCTTACTTCCAGTTCTCCTCTTGTTCAGTCGGTGTATTTGTATGACAAGAATAATGAAAGCGTTTTAACGTCAGGTGGAATGGAAGAAGTGAACGGCTTCTCTGATGAAGCCTGGATTAGAAATATAACAACAGGTGAGATGCCTTCTGGCTGGCAAAGCGTCCGGGATTACGATGCGGGACTTATTCAGCGCACGCCGATACGTGTGCTCAGCATTAACAAGGGCCTGCCTTTACCATTTGGTTCGGACGGAGTGCTCGTCGTTAATGTGAAAATGAGTGGCATTGAGCAGATCGTTGACAGTATGGTTAATGGTCAGCTGTCTTTTCTTCATATATTGGATCGGGAAGGTCGAGTCATTTACCGCGCACATTCTGGCGGAGAAGAAACAGAGAGCGGTAAAGTACTTAATTCTCTTCCCTTGGATAGGCTTGGGTGGACGATCGAAAGCGGGATTAAAGCTGGAAATTTATTCGGCTGGGTATCGGTTATATCTTATCTGTGGGTTGCTATTGCCCTTGGGACGGTGCTGGTTGCCATTATATATCTCGTGTACATTACCCGACGTAATTACAAGCCGATCCAGGTCATAATGAAACGAATAGAGGCTCTTCAAATCCGTACAATGGACTTGTCTGATTCAAAGAATGATGAAATGAAGCTTATTGATGGTGTTCTTGAAAATTTAATCCACCATATGTCCGACTATGATAAGAAAAGCAGAGAAAATTTATTGCTTCAGCGCAGCAAGCTGTTCTCTGACCTGCTGTACGGTGAACATTTAGTCCACAACATGGCTGTAAGGCTTAGTGAGCTGTCTCCATTTACGGATATTCAATCTTCATCTCGTTTTGCTGTCGTCGTGAGTGAAATTAATCGCTATGAGAAAGTCTTCGAGGAGCGGTACTCGAGAGTCGAGCAGAACGCACTTAAGTTTGCGCTGATTAATGTGTTTCAGGAACAAGCAAGAGGCGCAAATTTGCAATGCTGGGTAGAATGGATCGGCCATGACCGTTCAGCTGCGATTTTTCATGCGACGGAAGTGAATGAAGATGTGCAGGAAACCATCAGACAAGTTGCTGAAGAATGCCGTAGCTGGGTAGAGCAAAATTTGCGAATCTCACTCAGCTTTGGCATTGGGCAAGCGGCGAATGGAATGTCCAAAATCCGTGATTCCTATATAGCTGCCGAATCAGCAATGCAGCACAAATTACTGAGAAACGGTGATATTACACTCTCCGGGACTGGTGAATCAACCCAACAATTGTTAGAGACATATACCTATCTACAAATGATCGCTGAATTTGTTAAGCAGTTTCGTATGTCCAGCAGCAACTGGCGGGATCAATTAGAGCGTATTTTCGAAACATTTGAGAAGCATTACTTACCTGATGAGCATATTCGATCCCTAATTCAGGCTATGCTGCAAATGCTCAGCAGGGAAGTCGCCGTTATGTCAGAACAGCTGGAGGAGGAGCTGTCGGGAGAGAGTATTGAGAACACCATGAAGCTGCTGGATGAGGCAGAAACGCTAGATGGGATCAAGTCTATTCTCAGTGAATATTTAACTGACCTGTTTCGCACCTATGTTTCAGTCAGTGAAACCAAGAGCTATCGAGCAATGGTTAATGAGATGAAGGATTACATAGAAGAGCACTTCACGAATCCCGATCTTTCCTTAAAGCATCTGAGCGACCGGTTTCAAATATCTGGTAAATACGCAAGCTACTTATTTAAAACGGAATTCAACATGAAGTTTGTGGATTTTGTTACCGAGCTTCGAATGAAGGAAGCACAGAAGCTGCTCCTTACTACAGACTGTTCGCTGCAAGAAATAGCTCTTCAGGTTGGTTATGCGAATGCAATATCTTTTGGAAGAGTGTTTAAACGGCTGGAGGGAATAACACCAGGGGATTTCCGAAGATTAAAACGTCTACCGTCTGTCACTGAGACATAA
- the iolB gene encoding 5-deoxy-glucuronate isomerase, protein MSRLIIKAGEPDKDGCIVAVTPEMAGWKYVGFEVYQLQVGDTLPRFTDGNEACLVILSGKADVEAGEQKFTGIGSRMTVFEDIPPYAVYVPAEESYSVKALTEVELAVCLAPATGKYSAKLITPSEMEIEERGSGSMSRQVINILPEHKEAESLLVVEVHTGGGNWSSYPPHKHDVDQLPDESYLEETYYHRINPPHGFVVQRVYNDDRSLDETMAVTDRSVVLVPEGYHPVAAPPGYASYYLNVMAGPVRTWVFRNDPEHEWLFEQK, encoded by the coding sequence ATGTCACGATTAATCATAAAGGCCGGTGAACCAGATAAGGACGGGTGCATTGTGGCCGTTACTCCGGAAATGGCTGGTTGGAAATATGTAGGTTTTGAGGTTTATCAGCTGCAGGTTGGAGACACGCTGCCCCGATTTACGGATGGAAATGAGGCCTGCCTCGTTATTCTTTCGGGAAAGGCTGACGTGGAGGCAGGAGAACAGAAGTTTACGGGAATAGGCAGCCGGATGACGGTGTTTGAGGATATTCCACCATATGCTGTATATGTTCCTGCAGAGGAGAGCTACAGTGTAAAAGCACTAACTGAGGTGGAACTGGCAGTTTGCTTAGCTCCGGCTACAGGCAAATATTCAGCGAAACTCATCACTCCTTCTGAAATGGAAATAGAAGAGCGCGGTTCAGGAAGCATGTCACGTCAGGTGATCAACATTCTGCCTGAGCATAAGGAAGCGGAGAGTCTGCTTGTTGTTGAGGTGCATACAGGCGGGGGTAATTGGTCCAGTTATCCGCCTCACAAGCATGATGTGGATCAGCTTCCAGACGAGTCTTATCTGGAGGAGACCTACTATCACAGAATAAATCCGCCGCATGGTTTCGTAGTTCAGCGAGTATACAATGATGATCGCAGTCTTGACGAAACCATGGCAGTTACTGACCGGTCGGTCGTGCTTGTCCCAGAAGGATATCATCCGGTAGCGGCTCCGCCCGGCTATGCTTCATACTATCTAAATGTAATGGCAGGGCCGGTACGGACCTGGGTATTTCGAAACGATCCGGAGCATGAATGGCTCTTTGAGCAAAAATAA
- the iolG gene encoding inositol 2-dehydrogenase has translation MGKSIGVGIIGAGRIGRLHADNLLNLPAFSLKMIAEMSVTEELMEWARIRGITQVTSNGELVVNDPDIEAVFICTPTLTHIEWIKKAARAGKHIFCEKPISMSKKDTAEVLHIVEESGVKLQIGFNRRMDPSFRKLKQLVEEGKVGKPHILKITSRDPMPPSEEYVRTSGGMFMDMSIHDFDMARYLMNEEVTEVYVQGASLIDPMFARHGDIDTAIITLTFASGAIGVIDNSRQAVYGYDQRVEIFGDHGAASADNCRPTTVELFTASAVLRDKPFHFFLERYNQAYMDEVAAFAEAIACNKPVVCTGFDGLHAERIAEAAKESLRTGLPVKLAALIAHSFDSGSSVNL, from the coding sequence ATGGGAAAGTCAATCGGAGTCGGTATTATCGGCGCTGGGCGAATCGGCAGGCTGCATGCAGATAATTTGCTTAACTTGCCTGCATTTTCTTTGAAGATGATCGCAGAGATGTCTGTGACCGAAGAACTGATGGAATGGGCTCGAATTCGCGGAATTACACAGGTAACAAGCAATGGTGAACTAGTGGTTAATGACCCGGATATTGAAGCGGTTTTTATTTGTACACCTACTTTAACTCATATCGAATGGATCAAAAAAGCAGCCAGAGCAGGCAAGCATATTTTTTGCGAAAAGCCGATCAGTATGTCAAAGAAAGATACAGCCGAGGTTCTTCATATTGTTGAGGAATCAGGAGTAAAGCTTCAGATCGGATTTAACCGGCGGATGGACCCCAGCTTCCGTAAATTGAAGCAGCTTGTGGAGGAAGGCAAGGTAGGAAAGCCGCATATCCTGAAAATAACTTCACGGGACCCCATGCCTCCCAGCGAAGAGTATGTTCGAACGTCTGGCGGAATGTTTATGGATATGAGCATTCACGATTTTGATATGGCGCGTTATTTAATGAATGAGGAAGTTACAGAGGTCTACGTGCAAGGTGCAAGCTTGATTGATCCAATGTTCGCTCGGCATGGGGACATAGATACAGCAATTATAACTCTTACCTTCGCCAGTGGAGCTATCGGTGTAATCGATAACAGCCGTCAGGCAGTTTACGGATACGATCAGCGAGTGGAGATATTTGGTGACCACGGTGCGGCTTCTGCGGATAACTGTCGTCCCACAACGGTAGAATTATTTACTGCTTCAGCCGTTCTGCGTGATAAGCCGTTCCACTTTTTCTTAGAGCGCTATAACCAGGCCTATATGGATGAGGTAGCAGCCTTTGCAGAAGCCATTGCATGCAATAAACCTGTTGTTTGCACAGGGTTTGACGGTTTACATGCAGAGAGGATTGCGGAAGCGGCGAAGGAATCGCTGAGGACTGGATTGCCAGTTAAGCTGGCGGCACTTATCGCTCACTCTTTTGATAGCGGCAGCTCAGTGAATTTATGA
- a CDS encoding glycoside hydrolase family 88/105 protein: MDKHVLISKLDVITHKLMSLERPGNEQELREMGEAAERRGYYARDFGMEEWDWPQGVGLYGLSKIGHYFSDDRYASYAVPWLQKQLNKGLPSRNINTTAPLLSLMDLQEARNLSLEWMNWLMNELPRTEEDGYQHVTTGAAPSEVSLHENEIWIDTLFMAILFTAKMGVRHDNEKWRYTSIHQLLVHIKYLFDKHTGLFYHGWHFGERHNFSEAFWCRGNSWFTLGLPEYLDLMRPHLDEGVFLYLQHTFQAQVDALLSLQDETGLWHTLLDDPDSYTETSGSAAIAAGILLGVRKGLLPVSYKQAALKTVRAVIERVDEKGVVQGVSGGTPIGAVKEDYKNIIIAPMAYGQALAIVLLGEALYFY; encoded by the coding sequence ATGGATAAACACGTACTGATCAGCAAGCTGGATGTAATTACTCATAAACTCATGAGTCTGGAGCGGCCAGGGAATGAACAGGAGCTTCGGGAGATGGGGGAAGCTGCAGAGCGGCGAGGGTATTATGCCCGTGATTTCGGTATGGAGGAGTGGGATTGGCCTCAAGGTGTTGGACTGTACGGATTAAGCAAAATTGGCCATTACTTTAGTGACGACAGGTACGCCTCCTACGCAGTGCCTTGGCTGCAAAAGCAGCTGAACAAAGGCTTGCCCAGCCGCAACATTAATACCACGGCTCCGCTTCTCTCACTAATGGATCTGCAAGAAGCCCGGAATTTAAGCCTGGAATGGATGAATTGGCTGATGAATGAACTTCCTCGTACAGAAGAAGATGGTTATCAGCATGTTACAACAGGTGCTGCTCCAAGCGAGGTGAGTCTCCATGAAAATGAAATTTGGATTGACACCTTGTTTATGGCGATCTTATTTACAGCCAAGATGGGAGTAAGACACGATAACGAGAAATGGCGGTATACTTCAATCCATCAGCTGCTTGTGCACATCAAATACTTATTTGATAAACATACAGGATTATTTTACCATGGCTGGCATTTTGGTGAGCGGCACAATTTCAGCGAAGCCTTCTGGTGCAGGGGGAACAGCTGGTTTACGCTTGGGCTGCCTGAGTATCTGGATCTGATGCGACCTCATCTTGACGAAGGGGTATTTCTATATCTGCAGCATACGTTTCAGGCTCAAGTCGATGCACTACTGTCACTTCAAGATGAAACTGGGCTGTGGCATACGCTGCTGGATGATCCAGACAGCTATACAGAAACATCCGGATCTGCTGCAATCGCTGCAGGTATTCTGCTTGGTGTGCGGAAAGGATTGCTTCCTGTCTCCTATAAGCAGGCAGCTCTCAAAACGGTTCGTGCTGTAATCGAGAGAGTGGATGAAAAAGGTGTTGTCCAAGGGGTCTCAGGCGGAACACCAATCGGAGCTGTCAAAGAGGATTATAAGAACATTATTATCGCTCCAATGGCTTACGGTCAGGCGCTCGCGATTGTTCTCCTTGGAGAGGCGCTGTATTTCTACTGA
- the iolE gene encoding myo-inosose-2 dehydratase, which yields MFKEHAVKLAIAPIAWTNDDMPELGGTNTFEQCISEMALAGYQGSEVGNKYPRDPAELRQALELRSLEIASAWFSAYLTNRPYEETAEKFIAHRDFLHAMGAKVIVVSEQGRSIQGEMTTPLFAHKPVFTDAEWALLAEGLGKLGRLAGDIGMKVVYHHHMGTGVQTAEEIGRLMELTDPNEVSLLFDSGHLAFSGEDPLVVLNAHLSRVKHVHLKDIRKEQVEQVKKQGLSFLQAVKAGAFTTPGDGCIDFDPIFSTLAASEYSGWFVVEAEQDPAIANPLEYAIKARRYIKERCGL from the coding sequence ATGTTCAAAGAACATGCGGTTAAACTGGCGATTGCTCCCATCGCTTGGACAAATGATGATATGCCTGAGCTAGGGGGAACCAATACCTTCGAGCAATGCATTAGTGAGATGGCACTCGCCGGTTACCAAGGCAGTGAAGTCGGCAACAAATATCCGCGCGATCCAGCTGAATTGCGGCAGGCTCTAGAACTGCGGAGTCTGGAGATCGCCAGCGCCTGGTTCAGTGCTTATCTTACCAACAGACCTTATGAGGAAACAGCCGAGAAGTTCATAGCACATCGTGACTTTCTACATGCCATGGGTGCGAAGGTCATTGTCGTCTCCGAGCAGGGCCGGAGCATTCAGGGTGAGATGACGACACCACTCTTTGCCCATAAGCCCGTGTTTACCGATGCTGAGTGGGCCTTGCTGGCAGAAGGACTTGGCAAGCTCGGCAGGCTGGCGGGAGATATTGGAATGAAAGTCGTCTACCATCATCATATGGGTACCGGTGTTCAGACAGCCGAAGAGATTGGTCGATTAATGGAGCTGACAGATCCAAACGAAGTATCGCTGCTATTCGATTCGGGTCATCTTGCTTTTTCAGGAGAAGATCCTTTGGTAGTATTGAATGCTCATCTTTCCCGTGTTAAGCATGTACATTTGAAAGATATTCGTAAGGAACAGGTAGAGCAGGTTAAAAAGCAGGGACTTAGCTTCCTGCAGGCGGTAAAGGCCGGTGCGTTTACAACTCCTGGTGACGGCTGTATTGACTTTGATCCTATCTTTTCGACGCTTGCTGCTTCAGAATATTCAGGCTGGTTTGTCGTTGAGGCGGAACAGGATCCTGCTATTGCCAATCCGCTTGAATATGCGATCAAAGCAAGACGTTACATTAAGGAGCGCTGCGGGTTGTAA
- the iolD gene encoding 3D-(3,5/4)-trihydroxycyclohexane-1,2-dione acylhydrolase (decyclizing), protein MTKIRMTTAQALIKFLNQQFIETKSGTQRFVQGIFTVFGHGNVLGLGQALESDSGELTAYQGRNEQGMAHAAMAFAKQNNRRQIMACTASIGPGSANMLTAAATATANQIPVLLLPSDTFASRQPDPVLQQMEHTYSAAITVNDAFKSVCKYWDRVSRPEQLMAAMLNAMRVLTDPADTGAVAISLPQDVQGEAWEYPESFFQKRIHRIERRLPHPRDITEAADLIIQKCKPVIICGGGVRYSGAGIALKTFAEKFGVPFAETQAGKSAVESSHAYNLGGIGVTGNAAANKLASEADLIIGIGTRFTDFTTGSKSLFRNPEVEFITLNASSFHASKLDATAVVCDAAEGLDALTSPLAERSYQTSPDYQDEISAVKSEWRRERMRLAEVEYSAEGFMPEIAGHLDEKLAEYAGALGSTLTQTRVLAVVNDMIPNDAIVVGAAGSLPGDMQRMWENTVTDTYHMEYGFSCMGYEIAGALGVKLAEPDREVYALVGDGSYQMLHSELVTSLQEQKKINIILLDNGGFGCINNLQMEHGMSSIGTEFRYRGSDGTLNDKLMAIDYAASAAGYGAVTYRVTSIEELKAAIRDARLQNVSTLIDVKVLPKTMTHGYGSWWHVGVAEETDSDTVRAAHKRKLQGLERARLY, encoded by the coding sequence TTGACTAAAATCAGAATGACGACGGCTCAGGCACTGATCAAATTTTTGAATCAACAGTTCATTGAAACGAAGAGTGGGACTCAGCGCTTCGTTCAAGGCATCTTTACGGTGTTCGGCCACGGTAATGTGCTTGGCTTGGGCCAGGCTCTCGAAAGTGATTCGGGTGAGCTTACTGCCTATCAAGGTCGAAATGAGCAGGGAATGGCACATGCTGCTATGGCGTTTGCTAAGCAAAACAATCGAAGACAAATTATGGCTTGTACTGCCTCCATTGGTCCCGGCTCCGCCAACATGCTGACGGCAGCGGCAACAGCCACTGCTAATCAGATTCCCGTATTGTTGCTGCCAAGTGATACCTTTGCATCACGGCAGCCAGATCCTGTGCTGCAGCAGATGGAGCACACATATAGTGCGGCAATTACTGTGAATGACGCTTTCAAGTCAGTGTGTAAATACTGGGACCGTGTATCCCGGCCAGAACAGCTTATGGCAGCGATGCTTAACGCGATGCGTGTGCTTACCGATCCTGCGGACACAGGGGCTGTAGCTATATCGCTTCCTCAGGATGTTCAGGGGGAGGCATGGGAATATCCCGAGTCCTTCTTTCAGAAGCGGATTCACCGGATCGAACGCCGCCTTCCACATCCTCGTGATATTACAGAGGCAGCAGATTTGATTATACAGAAGTGCAAGCCGGTCATCATTTGCGGTGGTGGTGTTCGCTATTCCGGAGCCGGAATAGCCCTTAAGACATTTGCTGAAAAGTTTGGAGTACCTTTTGCAGAGACGCAGGCAGGTAAAAGCGCGGTGGAGAGCAGCCATGCATACAATCTTGGCGGCATTGGTGTTACAGGCAATGCAGCTGCAAACAAGCTTGCATCTGAAGCGGATTTGATTATTGGAATAGGAACTCGCTTTACGGATTTCACTACGGGCTCCAAAAGTCTGTTTCGTAACCCGGAGGTCGAATTTATTACGTTAAATGCTTCTTCGTTTCACGCTTCAAAGCTGGATGCAACAGCTGTTGTATGTGATGCTGCTGAAGGGCTAGATGCGCTGACATCTCCTCTAGCAGAGCGAAGTTACCAGACCAGTCCAGACTATCAAGATGAGATTTCTGCAGTTAAGTCCGAGTGGAGACGTGAGCGGATGCGTTTAGCTGAAGTGGAATATTCCGCCGAAGGCTTCATGCCTGAAATTGCGGGCCATTTGGATGAGAAGCTTGCCGAATATGCTGGAGCTTTGGGATCAACGCTCACCCAAACCCGTGTGCTCGCTGTAGTTAATGATATGATTCCAAATGATGCGATTGTAGTTGGTGCGGCAGGGAGCCTGCCAGGAGACATGCAGCGCATGTGGGAAAACACCGTCACTGACACCTACCATATGGAGTATGGTTTCTCCTGTATGGGCTACGAAATCGCTGGGGCTTTGGGTGTAAAGCTTGCTGAACCGGATCGTGAAGTTTACGCCCTTGTCGGAGACGGCAGTTATCAAATGCTTCACTCAGAACTTGTGACGAGCCTTCAGGAACAGAAAAAAATAAATATAATTCTGCTCGACAACGGCGGGTTTGGATGTATAAACAATCTGCAAATGGAACATGGAATGAGCAGCATTGGGACAGAATTCCGTTACCGGGGAAGTGACGGAACGCTAAACGATAAGTTGATGGCGATTGACTATGCAGCAAGCGCAGCCGGATATGGAGCAGTAACTTACCGGGTTACTAGCATTGAAGAGCTTAAGGCAGCGATTAGAGATGCTCGCCTGCAGAACGTTTCAACCCTGATTGACGTTAAGGTGCTGCCAAAGACAATGACACATGGGTATGGATCGTGGTGGCATGTCGGAGTTGCAGAGGAAACGGACAGCGACACGGTTCGAGCAGCTCATAAACGGAAACTTCAGGGACTGGAACGGGCCAGGCTTTATTAA